One genomic window of Clostridioides sp. ES-S-0054-01 includes the following:
- the speB gene encoding agmatinase: protein MNNNFYYMNTFMSMDKNYEESNLIVFGVGFDGTTSNRPGARFASSYMRKEFYGLETYSPFLDLDLEDYNICDYGDLEISIGSTEQVLKEIYQETYKIVRDSKVPFMIGGEHLVTLPAFKAVYEKYNDIYVIHFDAHTDLREEYNNSKNSHATVIKRIWDIVGDNKIFQFGIRSGTKEEFKFATEQKHTYMEIGGIGTFENIVNMLSGKNIYLTIDLDVLDASVFPGTGTPEPGGVNYREFQEIFKIIKNSNINIVGCDIVELSPDYDTTGVSTVIACKILRELCLIISDKIR from the coding sequence ATGAACAATAATTTCTATTATATGAATACTTTTATGAGTATGGACAAAAATTATGAAGAATCTAATCTGATAGTATTTGGTGTTGGATTTGATGGAACTACTTCAAATAGACCTGGAGCTAGATTTGCAAGTAGTTATATGAGAAAAGAATTTTATGGTCTCGAGACATATAGCCCTTTTTTAGACTTGGATTTAGAAGATTATAATATATGTGATTATGGAGATTTAGAAATTAGTATTGGAAGCACAGAACAAGTATTAAAAGAAATCTATCAAGAGACATATAAGATTGTTAGGGATTCAAAGGTGCCATTTATGATTGGAGGAGAGCATTTAGTTACATTACCGGCTTTTAAAGCAGTATATGAAAAGTATAATGATATATATGTAATTCATTTTGATGCTCATACAGATTTGAGGGAAGAATATAATAATAGTAAAAATTCTCATGCAACAGTAATTAAAAGGATATGGGATATTGTAGGAGATAATAAAATATTTCAATTTGGAATAAGGTCTGGTACAAAAGAAGAATTTAAATTTGCTACAGAGCAAAAACACACATACATGGAAATAGGAGGAATAGGTACATTTGAAAATATAGTTAATATGCTAAGTGGAAAGAATATTTATCTGACTATAGACTTAGATGTATTGGATGCGTCTGTATTTCCAGGAACAGGTACACCAGAACCTGGTGGTGTAAATTATAGAGAATTTCAAGAGATTTTTAAGATTATAAAAAACTCAAATATAAATATAGTTGGTTGTGATATAGTAGAGTTAAGCCCTGATTATGATACTACAGGCGTATCAACAGTTATAGCCTGTAAAATCTTAAGAGAGTTATGTTTGATAATATCTGATAAAATTAGATAG
- a CDS encoding MBL fold metallo-hydrolase: MKKIILRDILFFVTTLSLIAILLIVVNITANGKIKLTSESYLKSNKNGVSQNNIQSSTKNTAFKTTILSTGKSDCILIEIGDKVIMIDTGEDKNGKQIVDRLKEKGINTLDYLILTHLDKDHIGGVDSVLSSVKINNIIQANYKKDSKQYDEYIDSLKKADVEPVVLKEKMDIVINSAEINIQPASKSQYESSNDYSIITSINYGAHKFLFSGDAEEKRLAEFIGENTLKYDFVKIPHHGRYDKLTEAFLESISPKYAVITCSEKKEPDEDVLKILKKLNIKTFLTSNGDIVIKSDGKTLSVNQ, translated from the coding sequence ATGAAGAAAATAATATTAAGAGACATCCTGTTTTTTGTTACTACATTATCTCTAATAGCAATATTATTGATTGTAGTAAATATAACTGCTAATGGTAAGATAAAATTAACAAGTGAATCTTATTTAAAAAGTAACAAAAATGGTGTGAGTCAAAATAATATTCAGAGTAGCACAAAAAATACTGCATTTAAGACTACTATACTAAGCACTGGAAAATCTGATTGTATATTAATTGAGATAGGTGATAAAGTCATAATGATTGATACAGGAGAAGATAAAAATGGAAAACAAATAGTTGATAGATTAAAAGAAAAAGGAATAAACACACTTGACTATTTGATTTTAACCCACTTAGATAAGGACCACATAGGTGGAGTAGATAGTGTGTTATCTAGTGTCAAAATAAACAATATTATACAGGCAAATTATAAGAAAGATAGTAAGCAATATGATGAATATATTGATTCACTTAAAAAGGCTGATGTAGAACCAGTAGTACTAAAAGAGAAGATGGATATTGTAATCAATAGTGCAGAAATAAACATACAACCAGCTTCAAAAAGCCAGTATGAGAGTTCAAATGATTATTCAATAATCACTAGTATAAATTATGGAGCACATAAGTTTTTATTTTCAGGAGATGCAGAGGAAAAAAGATTGGCAGAATTTATAGGTGAAAATACTTTAAAATATGATTTTGTTAAAATACCTCATCATGGTAGATATGACAAATTAACTGAAGCATTTCTAGAATCTATTTCACCCAAATATGCTGTTATCACATGTTCAGAGAAAAAAGAACCAGATGAAGATGTTTTAAAAATATTGAAAAAGTTGAATATAAAAACATTTTTGACTTCTAATGGAGATATAGTTATTAAAAGTGATGGTAAGACGTTGAGTGTGAATCAATAA
- the dinB gene encoding DNA polymerase IV produces the protein MELHRKIIHIDMDAFYASIEQRDNKKLKGRPVIVGGNPQSRGVVATCSYEARKFGIHSAMSSAIAYNRCPYAVFVRPRFDVYKSVSEQIRDIFYRYTDLVEPLSLDEAYLDVTKNKKSIDSSIEIAKQIKRDILREVGLTSSAGVSYNKFLAKIASDLKKPNGLTVITEENAQDFLDKLPVNKFFGVGKVTSNTLKNLGIKTGYDLRCLNLFELENIFKKRGYELYKFARGIDDRPVEPNRVRKSVGAETTLSHNLDIDEEETRNILDELCEEVCSRLKSSEKFGKTLTLKIKYEDFTQITRSLSLECYIDEYNDIRSGIDNLLRNVDMNGKQIRLLGVTISNLRDKKETYKDITLFEYMDSIQL, from the coding sequence ATGGAACTTCATAGAAAAATAATTCATATAGATATGGATGCTTTTTATGCATCTATAGAACAAAGAGATAATAAAAAATTAAAAGGAAGACCTGTGATTGTTGGTGGAAATCCACAAAGCAGAGGTGTGGTTGCAACATGCTCTTACGAAGCTAGAAAATTTGGTATCCATTCAGCTATGTCATCAGCTATAGCTTATAATAGATGCCCATATGCAGTTTTTGTAAGACCTAGATTTGATGTGTATAAGAGTGTGTCAGAACAAATAAGAGATATATTTTATAGATACACAGATTTAGTTGAGCCGTTGTCTTTAGATGAAGCTTACTTAGATGTAACAAAAAATAAAAAAAGTATTGATTCATCAATTGAGATAGCAAAGCAAATAAAAAGAGACATACTTAGAGAAGTTGGTCTTACTTCTTCAGCTGGTGTATCGTACAATAAGTTTCTTGCTAAGATTGCATCAGATTTAAAAAAGCCAAATGGATTAACTGTAATAACCGAAGAAAATGCCCAAGACTTTTTGGATAAATTACCTGTGAATAAATTTTTTGGTGTTGGAAAAGTTACTTCCAATACTCTTAAAAATTTAGGTATAAAAACAGGATACGATTTAAGGTGTTTAAATTTATTTGAACTTGAAAATATATTTAAAAAAAGAGGTTACGAATTATATAAATTTGCTAGAGGAATAGACGATAGACCAGTGGAACCAAATAGAGTTAGAAAATCTGTTGGAGCAGAGACTACATTAAGTCATAATTTAGATATTGATGAAGAAGAAACACGCAACATTCTTGATGAACTTTGTGAAGAGGTATGTAGCAGATTAAAAAGCTCTGAAAAGTTTGGAAAAACATTAACATTAAAAATTAAATATGAGGATTTTACACAGATAACCAGAAGCCTTAGTTTAGAGTGCTATATTGACGAATACAATGATATAAGAAGTGGTATAGACAATTTATTGAGAAATGTTGATATGAATGGAAAACAAATTAGGCTATTGGGAGTTACAATATCAAACTTAAGAGATAAAAAAGAAACTTATAAAGATATTACCTTATTTGAGTACATGGATAGTATTCAACTATGA
- a CDS encoding DUF1846 domain-containing protein → MKVGFDHKKYLEEQSKYILERVNNFDKLYLEFGGKLIGDLHAKRVLPGFDENAKIKVLQHMKEKVEVVICVYAGDIERNKIRGDFGITYDMEVLRLIDDLRGYELDVNSVVITRFEGQPATTVFINKLERRGIKVYKHYPTKGYPSDVETIVSDEGYGANEYIETTKPIVVVTAPGPNSGKLGTCLSQLYHENKRGNVVGYSKFETFPVWNVPVKHPLNIAYEAATVDLKDVNMIDSFHLETYGEMSVNYNRDLELFPVLKKIIEKITGKESIFQSPTDMGVNRVGFGIIDDEVIRKASTEEIIRRYFKTACEYKKGQVDKGAYDRMKMIMEELNLKPEDRNVVLPARNYSNKLKESADKNDTCPVVALELEDGTILTGKGSDLMNGTAAAVLNAIKHLANISDDMHLISPVILEPIINLKTKTLASRNVSLSCQEVLTALSICAVTNPTAQFAMEKLALLKGCQSHSTTILNRDDEQTFRKLGIDVTCDPEYPSQNLYYS, encoded by the coding sequence ATGAAAGTAGGATTTGACCACAAAAAATATTTAGAAGAGCAGTCTAAATATATCTTAGAAAGAGTAAACAATTTTGACAAGCTTTATTTAGAGTTTGGAGGCAAGTTGATAGGAGACCTTCATGCAAAAAGAGTACTACCAGGATTTGATGAAAATGCAAAGATAAAAGTATTACAGCATATGAAAGAAAAAGTTGAAGTTGTAATTTGTGTATATGCAGGAGATATAGAAAGAAATAAAATAAGAGGAGACTTTGGTATCACTTATGATATGGAAGTTTTAAGATTAATAGATGATTTAAGAGGTTATGAACTAGATGTAAATAGTGTAGTAATTACTAGATTTGAAGGACAACCTGCCACAACTGTATTCATAAATAAATTAGAACGTAGAGGAATTAAAGTTTATAAGCATTATCCAACAAAGGGATATCCGTCAGATGTTGAGACTATAGTTAGTGATGAAGGGTATGGAGCAAATGAATATATAGAAACTACAAAACCAATAGTAGTAGTAACAGCACCAGGACCTAATAGTGGAAAACTTGGTACTTGTCTAAGTCAGTTATATCATGAAAATAAAAGAGGTAATGTAGTTGGATATTCTAAGTTTGAGACATTCCCAGTTTGGAATGTACCTGTAAAACATCCTTTAAATATAGCTTATGAGGCAGCTACGGTTGATTTAAAAGATGTAAATATGATAGACTCATTCCATCTTGAAACTTATGGTGAAATGTCAGTAAACTACAATAGAGATTTAGAATTATTCCCAGTGCTTAAGAAAATAATAGAAAAGATAACTGGAAAAGAATCAATTTTCCAATCTCCAACTGATATGGGTGTTAATAGAGTTGGATTTGGAATAATAGATGATGAAGTAATAAGAAAAGCTTCTACAGAAGAAATAATAAGAAGATACTTTAAAACTGCTTGTGAGTATAAAAAGGGGCAAGTTGATAAGGGTGCTTATGATAGAATGAAAATGATTATGGAAGAACTCAACTTAAAACCAGAAGATAGAAATGTTGTATTACCTGCTAGAAATTACAGTAATAAATTAAAAGAAAGTGCTGACAAGAATGATACTTGTCCTGTAGTTGCATTAGAATTAGAAGACGGTACAATATTAACTGGTAAGGGTTCTGATTTAATGAATGGGACAGCAGCAGCAGTATTAAATGCAATTAAACACTTAGCTAATATATCTGATGATATGCACTTAATATCACCTGTAATATTAGAGCCTATTATAAATTTAAAAACAAAAACTTTAGCCAGTAGAAATGTTTCACTTAGTTGCCAAGAAGTGTTAACTGCACTTAGCATTTGTGCTGTGACTAATCCAACTGCACAATTTGCTATGGAAAAATTAGCATTATTAAAAGGGTGTCAATCTCATTCTACTACTATATTAAATAGAGATGATGAACAAACATTTAGAAAGCTTGGCATAGATGTAACTTGTGACCCAGAGTATCCTTCACAAAATCTTTACTATAGTTAA
- a CDS encoding 4Fe-4S dicluster domain-containing protein — protein MFQFETQIHKLRHDVLTAIARLGKEDNLTREAMDNIQYEIIKGEKPTYRCCVYKERAIISERVNVSMGLQPGQDKIDLDTMDIEEDEQIIYILGAACDSCPINEFTVTDICRGCLAHRCKEACKFGAITHVGGMAYINHELCKACGMCKKACQYDAISEVVRPCKSVCPTNALGFDRENMKAVIHEDKCLNCGACMSACPFGAISDKSLIAPVARKLVQKQKMYAVVAPAITGQVEANVTYGQIKNAIKSLGFIDVLEAACGADAVTVHESLEFAERMEKGEDFMTNSCCPGFVGYIEKTFPNHVGKISSTVSPMIASGRFIKSHEPDAKVVFIGPCTAKKSEAAKKELKGAIDYVLTFEEIMALFEAFDVDLAKCSNEDIDDASIFGRGFGASGGLTKAIENYLAEKGIGVNFEPVKISGSREIKKTMTMANLGKLEGNFIEGMMCEGGCINGSGKFLSGAKVKATFDRKNSQSTKKSVLANTKIKDFSNINLER, from the coding sequence ATGTTTCAATTTGAAACACAAATACACAAATTAAGACATGATGTTTTAACTGCAATAGCTAGGCTTGGAAAAGAAGATAACCTTACAAGAGAAGCAATGGATAATATTCAGTATGAAATAATAAAAGGTGAGAAACCTACATATAGATGTTGTGTTTATAAAGAAAGAGCCATAATATCTGAGAGAGTAAATGTAAGTATGGGGTTACAACCAGGTCAAGATAAGATAGATTTAGATACTATGGATATAGAAGAGGATGAACAAATTATATATATTTTGGGAGCTGCATGTGATAGTTGTCCAATAAATGAATTTACAGTAACCGATATTTGTAGAGGATGTCTAGCACATAGATGTAAAGAAGCTTGTAAATTTGGTGCTATAACACATGTCGGAGGAATGGCTTATATAAATCATGAATTATGTAAGGCTTGTGGAATGTGTAAAAAAGCTTGTCAATACGATGCCATCTCCGAAGTTGTTAGACCATGTAAGAGTGTTTGTCCAACTAATGCATTAGGATTTGATAGAGAGAATATGAAAGCTGTGATACATGAAGATAAATGTTTAAACTGTGGTGCATGTATGTCAGCCTGCCCATTCGGAGCAATATCTGATAAGAGTCTGATAGCTCCTGTGGCTAGAAAATTAGTTCAAAAACAGAAAATGTACGCAGTAGTAGCTCCAGCTATAACAGGTCAAGTTGAAGCAAATGTTACATATGGTCAAATAAAAAATGCTATAAAATCACTAGGCTTTATTGATGTATTAGAAGCAGCTTGTGGAGCAGATGCAGTTACAGTTCATGAAAGTTTAGAATTTGCTGAAAGAATGGAAAAGGGAGAAGATTTTATGACAAATTCTTGTTGTCCAGGATTTGTTGGTTACATAGAAAAGACATTCCCAAATCATGTAGGAAAAATATCTTCTACAGTGTCTCCTATGATAGCTAGTGGTAGATTTATAAAAAGTCATGAGCCAGATGCTAAAGTTGTATTCATAGGACCATGTACAGCTAAAAAGAGTGAGGCAGCTAAGAAAGAATTAAAAGGAGCTATTGATTATGTACTTACTTTTGAAGAAATAATGGCATTATTTGAGGCATTTGATGTAGATTTGGCTAAGTGTTCAAATGAAGATATAGATGATGCATCAATTTTTGGAAGAGGTTTTGGAGCTTCTGGAGGTCTTACAAAGGCTATAGAGAACTATCTTGCTGAAAAAGGTATTGGTGTTAATTTTGAACCTGTAAAGATTTCTGGTTCAAGAGAAATCAAGAAAACTATGACTATGGCTAATTTAGGAAAATTAGAAGGTAATTTTATAGAAGGAATGATGTGTGAAGGTGGATGTATAAATGGTTCTGGTAAATTCTTATCGGGTGCAAAGGTTAAAGCCACTTTTGATAGAAAAAATTCTCAATCAACTAAGAAGAGTGTCTTAGCAAATACAAAGATAAAAGATTTTAGTAATATAAATTTAGAAAGATAA
- a CDS encoding 4Fe-4S dicluster domain-containing protein codes for MFEFETQLKRLKHEVLTAVARLSIEESLTKENIEKIPYEIIKGEKARYRCCVYKEREVVLERAQLALSLTPNSKYGDINPDSVSLDTDEQIIYIVEAACDRCPINEFTVTELCRGCLAHRCKEACKFGAISYINGRAYINHELCKACGMCKSSCQYDAISEVVRPCKSVCPTGALDFNRNTMKAMIHEDNCINCGACMSACPFGAISDKSLIAPVAKKLAKKENMYAIVAPAITGQIDSNITYGQLKNAIKSLGFVDMIEASCGADAVTVHESNEFIERIKSGDNYMTNSCCPGFFKYIEKMFPDEKDRISSTVSPMVATGRLVKKFDSDAKVVFIGPCTAKKSEATEKCLKDSVDYVLTFEELMALFEAFNIDLSKCSNEDINDGSIFGRGFGASGGLAKSIQNYIAEKGISFDFEPIKVSGPRQIKKAMTMAKLGRLEGNFIEGMMCEEGCINGAGKFLSGVKAKNTFDRKNGQSTKKSVLSNDKIKEFEDINLER; via the coding sequence ATGTTTGAGTTTGAAACGCAACTAAAAAGGTTGAAGCATGAAGTTTTAACAGCAGTGGCAAGGTTATCTATTGAAGAAAGTTTAACAAAAGAAAATATAGAAAAAATTCCATATGAAATAATTAAAGGAGAAAAGGCGAGATATAGATGCTGTGTTTATAAAGAGAGAGAGGTAGTTCTTGAAAGAGCACAACTTGCATTAAGTTTAACTCCAAATAGTAAATATGGAGATATAAATCCAGATTCAGTTAGTTTGGACACAGATGAGCAAATTATATATATAGTGGAAGCAGCATGCGATAGATGTCCAATAAATGAATTTACAGTTACAGAGCTTTGTAGAGGGTGTTTAGCTCATAGATGTAAAGAAGCATGTAAGTTTGGGGCAATTTCTTATATAAATGGAAGGGCATATATAAATCATGAATTATGTAAGGCCTGTGGAATGTGCAAAAGTTCATGTCAATATGATGCTATATCAGAAGTTGTAAGACCTTGCAAGAGTGTTTGTCCAACAGGAGCTTTGGATTTTAATAGAAACACTATGAAAGCTATGATACATGAAGATAACTGTATAAATTGTGGAGCATGTATGTCAGCATGCCCTTTTGGAGCAATATCTGATAAGAGTTTGATAGCACCTGTTGCAAAAAAGCTTGCAAAAAAAGAAAATATGTATGCGATAGTAGCTCCAGCTATAACAGGTCAAATCGATAGTAATATTACATATGGACAATTAAAAAATGCTATAAAATCATTGGGGTTTGTAGATATGATAGAAGCTTCTTGTGGAGCAGATGCAGTTACAGTTCATGAAAGTAATGAGTTTATTGAAAGAATAAAATCAGGAGATAATTACATGACAAATTCATGTTGTCCAGGATTTTTTAAGTATATAGAGAAAATGTTCCCAGATGAAAAAGATAGAATATCATCTACAGTATCTCCTATGGTAGCAACAGGAAGATTAGTAAAAAAATTTGATTCTGATGCCAAGGTTGTATTTATAGGGCCATGTACAGCTAAAAAGAGTGAGGCAACAGAGAAGTGTTTAAAAGATTCAGTAGATTATGTACTCACTTTTGAAGAACTAATGGCATTATTTGAAGCATTTAATATAGATTTATCAAAATGTTCAAATGAAGATATAAATGATGGTTCGATTTTTGGAAGGGGATTTGGAGCATCTGGTGGACTTGCTAAATCAATACAGAATTATATTGCCGAGAAGGGGATTAGTTTTGATTTTGAACCTATAAAAGTATCTGGTCCAAGACAAATTAAAAAGGCAATGACAATGGCTAAATTGGGAAGGTTAGAAGGTAATTTTATAGAAGGAATGATGTGTGAAGAAGGTTGTATTAATGGAGCAGGTAAGTTTTTATCAGGTGTAAAGGCTAAAAATACTTTTGATAGAAAAAATGGACAATCAACTAAAAAGAGTGTTTTATCTAATGATAAGATTAAAGAATTTGAAGATATAAATTTAGAAAGATAA
- a CDS encoding cold-shock protein → MKNGIVKWFNNEKGFGFISVEGEDDVFVHFSAIQNDGYKTLEEGEKVSFDITQGNRGPQAENVNRI, encoded by the coding sequence ATGAAAAACGGAATAGTAAAATGGTTTAACAATGAAAAAGGATTTGGGTTCATATCTGTAGAGGGAGAAGATGATGTTTTCGTACATTTCTCAGCTATACAAAATGATGGATACAAAACTTTAGAAGAAGGCGAAAAGGTTAGCTTTGATATAACTCAAGGTAATAGAGGACCTCAAGCTGAAAACGTAAATAGAATATAA
- a CDS encoding ABC transporter permease subunit, with amino-acid sequence MDNFFNFILLQKDKIIELLIQHMSLTVTSILIAIIVGVPLGIIISRISSLRKFVLGFVNLVQAVPSMALLGLLVPILGIGSKPAIFMVVVYSLLPIVKNTYIGITSIDPVVLESAKGIGLTRNQTLFKIQFPLALPIIMGGVRISAVTAVGLMTLAAFIGAGGLGYLVFSGVQTVNNNMILAGAIPSCIIALIVDYLFSKIEVAVTPKGLNPKAPKKNYIALKVISVVVVVSMLFVAFSSSFSSKKDTITIGSKDYTEQLILGNIYAELVEKNTNLKVNKNLNLGGSSVAFSAIKSGELDMYVDYTGTLLVNVMKHTPIKDADEAYNVVKDTMEKENQLTLLDPLGFNNTYTLAMMPETAEKYGVNTISDLTKYSKDFIFSPTLEFENREDGLIGLSMDYGLNFKDVKAMNGSLRYTALDNNESQVVDAFLTDGLIKKFNLKILEDDKNFFVPYYAAPLVREDTLKKYPELEKVMNMLSGKINEETMRELNYQVDELGKSPEDVAHSFLVKEGLV; translated from the coding sequence TTGGATAATTTTTTTAACTTTATACTGTTACAAAAAGATAAGATTATAGAACTTTTAATACAACATATGAGTCTAACTGTTACATCTATTTTAATAGCTATAATAGTTGGTGTTCCTCTTGGAATAATTATTTCAAGAATCTCATCTCTTAGGAAATTTGTACTTGGATTTGTAAACTTAGTCCAAGCAGTTCCATCTATGGCACTTTTGGGTCTTCTTGTACCTATACTTGGTATAGGAAGTAAACCAGCCATATTTATGGTAGTAGTCTATTCATTACTGCCAATTGTAAAAAATACGTATATAGGTATAACCAGTATTGACCCAGTAGTATTAGAATCAGCTAAAGGTATCGGTCTTACAAGAAATCAGACATTATTTAAAATACAATTTCCTTTAGCACTTCCCATAATAATGGGTGGGGTTAGAATATCTGCAGTTACAGCTGTTGGATTGATGACTCTTGCAGCATTTATAGGTGCTGGAGGTTTAGGATATTTAGTATTTTCAGGGGTTCAAACTGTAAATAATAATATGATTTTAGCAGGAGCAATTCCATCATGTATAATTGCATTAATAGTTGATTATTTATTTAGTAAGATTGAAGTTGCAGTTACTCCAAAAGGGTTAAATCCAAAAGCACCAAAGAAAAATTATATAGCACTTAAAGTAATATCTGTCGTAGTTGTTGTTTCAATGTTGTTTGTTGCTTTTAGTTCTAGTTTTTCAAGTAAAAAAGATACAATAACTATTGGTTCTAAAGATTATACAGAACAGCTTATACTTGGTAATATTTATGCTGAATTAGTAGAAAAAAATACGAATCTTAAAGTTAATAAGAATTTAAATCTAGGCGGTTCATCTGTTGCATTTAGTGCAATTAAATCTGGTGAACTAGACATGTATGTGGACTATACAGGTACACTTTTGGTAAATGTAATGAAACATACTCCAATTAAAGATGCTGATGAAGCATATAATGTTGTAAAAGATACTATGGAAAAAGAAAATCAGTTAACTCTGCTTGACCCTCTTGGATTTAATAATACTTATACATTAGCCATGATGCCTGAAACTGCTGAAAAGTATGGAGTAAATACTATTTCTGATTTGACTAAGTATAGTAAAGACTTTATCTTCTCGCCAACTTTAGAGTTTGAAAATAGAGAGGATGGTCTTATAGGGCTTTCTATGGATTATGGCTTAAATTTCAAAGATGTAAAAGCAATGAATGGAAGTTTAAGATATACAGCTTTAGATAATAATGAATCTCAGGTTGTAGATGCATTTTTAACTGATGGTCTTATTAAAAAGTTTAATCTTAAGATATTAGAAGACGATAAAAACTTCTTTGTACCATATTATGCAGCACCATTAGTAAGAGAAGATACTTTAAAGAAATATCCTGAGTTAGAAAAAGTTATGAATATGCTTTCAGGAAAAATAAACGAAGAAACTATGAGAGAACTTAACTATCAAGTTGATGAACTTGGTAAATCACCAGAAGATGTTGCTCATTCATTCTTAGTTAAAGAAGGCTTAGTATAA
- a CDS encoding ABC transporter ATP-binding protein: protein MIEIRNVTKKIGNNVILDDISLTVETGTLVVLIGSSGCGKTTTLKLINKLIKPTSGEIYINGKPISQENEIELRRKIGYVIQNTGLFPHLTIKENIELIPRLKKEKSVEEIEKRTLQLLEMVGLNSDEFLDKYPSELSGGQQQRIGVARAIATDAEIILMDEPFSALDPITRTSLQEQLFSLQDELKKTIIFVTHDMDEALKIADKICIMKDGRIAQYDTPENILRKPANDFVRDFIGEDRVWDNPEYIKAKDIMIKNPIAVTSTRTVTQGIEIMRTSKVDSLLIIDRAKTLKGIVTVKDMKDISDKSILLADIMSSEPLHVNEGDNLVEILNVMNRNSVGYIPVISNENKLVGLITRSSLLSVLSEQFLEMEVSVLG from the coding sequence ATGATAGAGATAAGAAATGTAACCAAAAAGATAGGAAATAATGTTATATTAGACGATATTTCTCTAACTGTAGAAACCGGTACATTGGTAGTTTTGATTGGTTCAAGTGGTTGTGGGAAGACTACTACCTTGAAGCTTATAAACAAATTAATAAAACCTACATCTGGTGAGATATATATTAATGGCAAACCAATTTCTCAGGAAAATGAAATAGAACTTAGAAGAAAAATAGGATATGTTATACAGAACACAGGCCTATTCCCTCATCTTACAATAAAAGAAAATATAGAGCTAATTCCACGCCTAAAAAAGGAAAAATCCGTTGAAGAAATTGAGAAAAGAACATTGCAACTACTTGAGATGGTAGGGCTTAACAGTGATGAATTTTTAGATAAATATCCTTCAGAACTTAGTGGTGGACAACAACAAAGAATCGGTGTTGCAAGAGCCATTGCTACTGATGCTGAAATAATATTGATGGATGAGCCTTTTAGTGCTTTAGACCCAATAACAAGAACATCTTTACAAGAACAATTATTTTCTCTCCAAGATGAATTGAAAAAAACTATAATATTTGTAACTCATGATATGGATGAGGCTTTAAAGATAGCTGATAAAATTTGTATTATGAAGGATGGAAGAATAGCACAATATGATACTCCAGAAAACATACTTAGAAAGCCTGCAAATGACTTTGTAAGAGATTTTATTGGAGAAGATAGAGTTTGGGATAATCCAGAATATATAAAAGCAAAAGATATTATGATAAAAAATCCTATTGCTGTTACCTCAACTAGAACAGTAACTCAAGGGATAGAAATTATGAGAACAAGTAAGGTTGATAGCTTACTAATCATAGATAGAGCTAAAACATTAAAAGGTATTGTTACTGTAAAAGATATGAAAGATATTAGTGATAAGTCAATATTACTTGCTGATATTATGTCAAGTGAGCCTTTGCATGTAAATGAAGGAGATAATTTAGTTGAAATACTAAATGTAATGAATCGTAATTCGGTTGGATATATTCCAGTTATTTCTAATGAAAATAAACTCGTAGGTCTTATTACTAGAAGTAGTTTACTTTCTGTTTTAAGTGAACAATTCCTAGAAATGGAGGTGAGTGTCCTTGGATAA